From Alosa sapidissima isolate fAloSap1 chromosome 7, fAloSap1.pri, whole genome shotgun sequence, the proteins below share one genomic window:
- the tpd52l2a gene encoding tpd52 like 2a isoform X4, translating into MTGSMEGATGGTLPPGLTEEEAEELRVELTKVEDEIQTLRQVLAAKERHAGDIKRQLGISPLNEIKQNISKGWQDVQSSNAYLQTKEKLGQWNESITHSNAYLTASATLDDISQSDAYKKTQETLSQAGQVTSAALSSMGAAISERIGTMRALPFYNTPRLGYSVHHSLSMPSMRSSPSFRSFEDRVGGLRK; encoded by the exons ATGACCGGATCAATGGAGGGTGCCACCGGTGGAACCCTGCCCCCTGGTCTCACTGAAGAGGAAGCAGAGGAGTTGAGAGTGGAACTCACTAAG GTGGAGGATGAGATTCAGACTTTAAGGCAGGTCTTGGCTGCTAAGGAGAGGCATGCTGGAGACATCAAAAGACAACTGGGTATCAGTCCGCTCAACGAGATCAAACAGAACATCTCAAAGGGATGGCAGGATGTCCAGTCCTCCAATGC CTATTTGCAAACCAAAGAGAAACTTGGACAGTGGAATGAAAGCATTACCCACTCAAATGC ttACCTTACAGCCTCTGCCACTCTGGACGACATAAGCCAATCTGACGC GTATAAGAAGACCCAGGAGACTCTCTCCCAGGCAGGCCAGGTGACCTCTGCAGCCTTGTCCAGCATGGGTGCAGCCATCAGCGAGAGAATTGGGACCATGAG GGCTCTGCCCTTTTATAACACGCCTAG ACTTGGTTACTCCGTGCATCACTCCTTAAGTATGCCATCTATGAG GAGCTCGCCCTCCTTCAGGTCCTTTGAAGACCGGGTAGGAGGCCTGAGG AAGTAA
- the tpd52l2a gene encoding tpd52 like 2a isoform X16: MDSVNNGFGSARMTGSMEGATGGTLPPGLTEEEAEELRVELTKVEDEIQTLRQVLAAKERHAGDIKRQLGISPLNEIKQNISKGWQDVQSSNAYLTASATLDDISQSDAYKKTQETLSQAGQVTSAALSSMGAAISERIGTMRSSPSFRSFEDRVGGLRK; this comes from the exons ATGGATTCTGTTAATAATG GTTTTGGAAGTGCCAGGATGACCGGATCAATGGAGGGTGCCACCGGTGGAACCCTGCCCCCTGGTCTCACTGAAGAGGAAGCAGAGGAGTTGAGAGTGGAACTCACTAAG GTGGAGGATGAGATTCAGACTTTAAGGCAGGTCTTGGCTGCTAAGGAGAGGCATGCTGGAGACATCAAAAGACAACTGGGTATCAGTCCGCTCAACGAGATCAAACAGAACATCTCAAAGGGATGGCAGGATGTCCAGTCCTCCAATGC ttACCTTACAGCCTCTGCCACTCTGGACGACATAAGCCAATCTGACGC GTATAAGAAGACCCAGGAGACTCTCTCCCAGGCAGGCCAGGTGACCTCTGCAGCCTTGTCCAGCATGGGTGCAGCCATCAGCGAGAGAATTGGGACCATGAG GAGCTCGCCCTCCTTCAGGTCCTTTGAAGACCGGGTAGGAGGCCTGAGG AAGTAA
- the tpd52l2a gene encoding tpd52 like 2a isoform X14, giving the protein MDSVNNGFGSARMTGSMEGATGGTLPPGLTEEEAEELRVELTKVEDEIQTLRQVLAAKERHAGDIKRQLGISPLNEIKQNISKGWQDVQSSNAYKKTQETLSQAGQVTSAALSSMGAAISERIGTMRALPFYNTPRLGYSVHHSLSMPSMRSSPSFRSFEDRVGGLRK; this is encoded by the exons ATGGATTCTGTTAATAATG GTTTTGGAAGTGCCAGGATGACCGGATCAATGGAGGGTGCCACCGGTGGAACCCTGCCCCCTGGTCTCACTGAAGAGGAAGCAGAGGAGTTGAGAGTGGAACTCACTAAG GTGGAGGATGAGATTCAGACTTTAAGGCAGGTCTTGGCTGCTAAGGAGAGGCATGCTGGAGACATCAAAAGACAACTGGGTATCAGTCCGCTCAACGAGATCAAACAGAACATCTCAAAGGGATGGCAGGATGTCCAGTCCTCCAATGC GTATAAGAAGACCCAGGAGACTCTCTCCCAGGCAGGCCAGGTGACCTCTGCAGCCTTGTCCAGCATGGGTGCAGCCATCAGCGAGAGAATTGGGACCATGAG GGCTCTGCCCTTTTATAACACGCCTAG ACTTGGTTACTCCGTGCATCACTCCTTAAGTATGCCATCTATGAG GAGCTCGCCCTCCTTCAGGTCCTTTGAAGACCGGGTAGGAGGCCTGAGG AAGTAA
- the tpd52l2a gene encoding tpd52 like 2a isoform X1, translating into MDSVNNGFGSARMTGSMEGATGGTLPPGLTEEEAEELRVELTKVEDEIQTLRQVLAAKERHAGDIKRQLGISPLNEIKQNISKGWQDVQSSNAYLQTKEKLGQWNESITHSNAYLTASATLDDISQSDAYKKTQETLSQAGQVTSAALSSMGAAISERIGTMRALPFYNTPRLGYSVHHSLSMPSMRSSPSFRSFEDRVGGLRK; encoded by the exons ATGGATTCTGTTAATAATG GTTTTGGAAGTGCCAGGATGACCGGATCAATGGAGGGTGCCACCGGTGGAACCCTGCCCCCTGGTCTCACTGAAGAGGAAGCAGAGGAGTTGAGAGTGGAACTCACTAAG GTGGAGGATGAGATTCAGACTTTAAGGCAGGTCTTGGCTGCTAAGGAGAGGCATGCTGGAGACATCAAAAGACAACTGGGTATCAGTCCGCTCAACGAGATCAAACAGAACATCTCAAAGGGATGGCAGGATGTCCAGTCCTCCAATGC CTATTTGCAAACCAAAGAGAAACTTGGACAGTGGAATGAAAGCATTACCCACTCAAATGC ttACCTTACAGCCTCTGCCACTCTGGACGACATAAGCCAATCTGACGC GTATAAGAAGACCCAGGAGACTCTCTCCCAGGCAGGCCAGGTGACCTCTGCAGCCTTGTCCAGCATGGGTGCAGCCATCAGCGAGAGAATTGGGACCATGAG GGCTCTGCCCTTTTATAACACGCCTAG ACTTGGTTACTCCGTGCATCACTCCTTAAGTATGCCATCTATGAG GAGCTCGCCCTCCTTCAGGTCCTTTGAAGACCGGGTAGGAGGCCTGAGG AAGTAA
- the tpd52l2a gene encoding tpd52 like 2a isoform X17: MDSVNNGFGSARMTGSMEGATGGTLPPGLTEEEAEELRVELTKVEDEIQTLRQVLAAKERHAGDIKRQLGISPLNEIKQNISKGWQDVQSSNAYKKTQETLSQAGQVTSAALSSMGAAISERIGTMRLGYSVHHSLSMPSMRSSPSFRSFEDRVGGLRK; this comes from the exons ATGGATTCTGTTAATAATG GTTTTGGAAGTGCCAGGATGACCGGATCAATGGAGGGTGCCACCGGTGGAACCCTGCCCCCTGGTCTCACTGAAGAGGAAGCAGAGGAGTTGAGAGTGGAACTCACTAAG GTGGAGGATGAGATTCAGACTTTAAGGCAGGTCTTGGCTGCTAAGGAGAGGCATGCTGGAGACATCAAAAGACAACTGGGTATCAGTCCGCTCAACGAGATCAAACAGAACATCTCAAAGGGATGGCAGGATGTCCAGTCCTCCAATGC GTATAAGAAGACCCAGGAGACTCTCTCCCAGGCAGGCCAGGTGACCTCTGCAGCCTTGTCCAGCATGGGTGCAGCCATCAGCGAGAGAATTGGGACCATGAG ACTTGGTTACTCCGTGCATCACTCCTTAAGTATGCCATCTATGAG GAGCTCGCCCTCCTTCAGGTCCTTTGAAGACCGGGTAGGAGGCCTGAGG AAGTAA
- the tpd52l2a gene encoding tpd52 like 2a isoform X13 — MDSVNNGFGSARMTGSMEGATGGTLPPGLTEEEAEELRVELTKVEDEIQTLRQVLAAKERHAGDIKRQLGISPLNEIKQNISKGWQDVQSSNAYLQTKEKLGQWNESITHSNAYLTASATLDDISQSDAYKKTQETLSQAGQVTSAALSSMGAAISERIGTMRPPLSLTF; from the exons ATGGATTCTGTTAATAATG GTTTTGGAAGTGCCAGGATGACCGGATCAATGGAGGGTGCCACCGGTGGAACCCTGCCCCCTGGTCTCACTGAAGAGGAAGCAGAGGAGTTGAGAGTGGAACTCACTAAG GTGGAGGATGAGATTCAGACTTTAAGGCAGGTCTTGGCTGCTAAGGAGAGGCATGCTGGAGACATCAAAAGACAACTGGGTATCAGTCCGCTCAACGAGATCAAACAGAACATCTCAAAGGGATGGCAGGATGTCCAGTCCTCCAATGC CTATTTGCAAACCAAAGAGAAACTTGGACAGTGGAATGAAAGCATTACCCACTCAAATGC ttACCTTACAGCCTCTGCCACTCTGGACGACATAAGCCAATCTGACGC GTATAAGAAGACCCAGGAGACTCTCTCCCAGGCAGGCCAGGTGACCTCTGCAGCCTTGTCCAGCATGGGTGCAGCCATCAGCGAGAGAATTGGGACCATGAG GCCACCACTTTCGTTAACTTTTTGA
- the tpd52l2a gene encoding tpd52 like 2a isoform X11, which yields MDSVNNGFGSARMTGSMEGATGGTLPPGLTEEEAEELRVELTKVEDEIQTLRQVLAAKERHAGDIKRQLGISPLNEIKQNISKGWQDVQSSNAYLQTKEKLGQWNESITHSNAYKKTQETLSQAGQVTSAALSSMGAAISERIGTMRLGYSVHHSLSMPSMRSSPSFRSFEDRVGGLRK from the exons ATGGATTCTGTTAATAATG GTTTTGGAAGTGCCAGGATGACCGGATCAATGGAGGGTGCCACCGGTGGAACCCTGCCCCCTGGTCTCACTGAAGAGGAAGCAGAGGAGTTGAGAGTGGAACTCACTAAG GTGGAGGATGAGATTCAGACTTTAAGGCAGGTCTTGGCTGCTAAGGAGAGGCATGCTGGAGACATCAAAAGACAACTGGGTATCAGTCCGCTCAACGAGATCAAACAGAACATCTCAAAGGGATGGCAGGATGTCCAGTCCTCCAATGC CTATTTGCAAACCAAAGAGAAACTTGGACAGTGGAATGAAAGCATTACCCACTCAAATGC GTATAAGAAGACCCAGGAGACTCTCTCCCAGGCAGGCCAGGTGACCTCTGCAGCCTTGTCCAGCATGGGTGCAGCCATCAGCGAGAGAATTGGGACCATGAG ACTTGGTTACTCCGTGCATCACTCCTTAAGTATGCCATCTATGAG GAGCTCGCCCTCCTTCAGGTCCTTTGAAGACCGGGTAGGAGGCCTGAGG AAGTAA
- the tpd52l2a gene encoding tpd52 like 2a isoform X8, translated as MDSVNNGFGSARMTGSMEGATGGTLPPGLTEEEAEELRVELTKVEDEIQTLRQVLAAKERHAGDIKRQLGISPLNEIKQNISKGWQDVQSSNAYLTASATLDDISQSDAYKKTQETLSQAGQVTSAALSSMGAAISERIGTMRALPFYNTPRLGYSVHHSLSMPSMRSSPSFRSFEDRVGGLRK; from the exons ATGGATTCTGTTAATAATG GTTTTGGAAGTGCCAGGATGACCGGATCAATGGAGGGTGCCACCGGTGGAACCCTGCCCCCTGGTCTCACTGAAGAGGAAGCAGAGGAGTTGAGAGTGGAACTCACTAAG GTGGAGGATGAGATTCAGACTTTAAGGCAGGTCTTGGCTGCTAAGGAGAGGCATGCTGGAGACATCAAAAGACAACTGGGTATCAGTCCGCTCAACGAGATCAAACAGAACATCTCAAAGGGATGGCAGGATGTCCAGTCCTCCAATGC ttACCTTACAGCCTCTGCCACTCTGGACGACATAAGCCAATCTGACGC GTATAAGAAGACCCAGGAGACTCTCTCCCAGGCAGGCCAGGTGACCTCTGCAGCCTTGTCCAGCATGGGTGCAGCCATCAGCGAGAGAATTGGGACCATGAG GGCTCTGCCCTTTTATAACACGCCTAG ACTTGGTTACTCCGTGCATCACTCCTTAAGTATGCCATCTATGAG GAGCTCGCCCTCCTTCAGGTCCTTTGAAGACCGGGTAGGAGGCCTGAGG AAGTAA
- the tpd52l2a gene encoding tpd52 like 2a isoform X7 produces MDSVNNGFGSARMTGSMEGATGGTLPPGLTEEEAEELRVELTKVEDEIQTLRQVLAAKERHAGDIKRQLGISPLNEIKQNISKGWQDVQSSNAYLQTKEKLGQWNESITHSNAYLTASATLDDISQSDAYKKTQETLSQAGQVTSAALSSMGAAISERIGTMRSNKDPALSPFTPDKEQASLCPVTW; encoded by the exons ATGGATTCTGTTAATAATG GTTTTGGAAGTGCCAGGATGACCGGATCAATGGAGGGTGCCACCGGTGGAACCCTGCCCCCTGGTCTCACTGAAGAGGAAGCAGAGGAGTTGAGAGTGGAACTCACTAAG GTGGAGGATGAGATTCAGACTTTAAGGCAGGTCTTGGCTGCTAAGGAGAGGCATGCTGGAGACATCAAAAGACAACTGGGTATCAGTCCGCTCAACGAGATCAAACAGAACATCTCAAAGGGATGGCAGGATGTCCAGTCCTCCAATGC CTATTTGCAAACCAAAGAGAAACTTGGACAGTGGAATGAAAGCATTACCCACTCAAATGC ttACCTTACAGCCTCTGCCACTCTGGACGACATAAGCCAATCTGACGC GTATAAGAAGACCCAGGAGACTCTCTCCCAGGCAGGCCAGGTGACCTCTGCAGCCTTGTCCAGCATGGGTGCAGCCATCAGCGAGAGAATTGGGACCATGAG AAGTAACAAGGACCcagctctctctcctttcactcCTGATAAAGAACAAGCTAGCCTGTGCCCGGTGACATGGTGA
- the tpd52l2a gene encoding tpd52 like 2a isoform X10, whose product MDSVNNGFGSARMTGSMEGATGGTLPPGLTEEEAEELRVELTKVEDEIQTLRQVLAAKERHAGDIKRQLGISPLNEIKQNISKGWQDVQSSNAYLQTKEKLGQWNESITHSNAYLTASATLDDISQSDAYKKTQETLSQAGQVTSAALSSMGAAISERIGTMRSSPSFRSFEDRVGGLRK is encoded by the exons ATGGATTCTGTTAATAATG GTTTTGGAAGTGCCAGGATGACCGGATCAATGGAGGGTGCCACCGGTGGAACCCTGCCCCCTGGTCTCACTGAAGAGGAAGCAGAGGAGTTGAGAGTGGAACTCACTAAG GTGGAGGATGAGATTCAGACTTTAAGGCAGGTCTTGGCTGCTAAGGAGAGGCATGCTGGAGACATCAAAAGACAACTGGGTATCAGTCCGCTCAACGAGATCAAACAGAACATCTCAAAGGGATGGCAGGATGTCCAGTCCTCCAATGC CTATTTGCAAACCAAAGAGAAACTTGGACAGTGGAATGAAAGCATTACCCACTCAAATGC ttACCTTACAGCCTCTGCCACTCTGGACGACATAAGCCAATCTGACGC GTATAAGAAGACCCAGGAGACTCTCTCCCAGGCAGGCCAGGTGACCTCTGCAGCCTTGTCCAGCATGGGTGCAGCCATCAGCGAGAGAATTGGGACCATGAG GAGCTCGCCCTCCTTCAGGTCCTTTGAAGACCGGGTAGGAGGCCTGAGG AAGTAA
- the tpd52l2a gene encoding tpd52 like 2a isoform X2, which translates to MDSVNNGFGSARMTGSMEGATGGTLPPGLTEEEAEELRVELTKVEDEIQTLRQVLAAKERHAGDIKRQLGISPLNEIKQNISKGWQDVQSSNAYLQTKEKLGQWNESITHSNAYLTASATLDDISQSDAYKKTQETLSQAGQVTSAALSSMGAAISERIGTMRALPFYNTPRLGYSVHHSLSMPSMRSSPSFRSFEDRK; encoded by the exons ATGGATTCTGTTAATAATG GTTTTGGAAGTGCCAGGATGACCGGATCAATGGAGGGTGCCACCGGTGGAACCCTGCCCCCTGGTCTCACTGAAGAGGAAGCAGAGGAGTTGAGAGTGGAACTCACTAAG GTGGAGGATGAGATTCAGACTTTAAGGCAGGTCTTGGCTGCTAAGGAGAGGCATGCTGGAGACATCAAAAGACAACTGGGTATCAGTCCGCTCAACGAGATCAAACAGAACATCTCAAAGGGATGGCAGGATGTCCAGTCCTCCAATGC CTATTTGCAAACCAAAGAGAAACTTGGACAGTGGAATGAAAGCATTACCCACTCAAATGC ttACCTTACAGCCTCTGCCACTCTGGACGACATAAGCCAATCTGACGC GTATAAGAAGACCCAGGAGACTCTCTCCCAGGCAGGCCAGGTGACCTCTGCAGCCTTGTCCAGCATGGGTGCAGCCATCAGCGAGAGAATTGGGACCATGAG GGCTCTGCCCTTTTATAACACGCCTAG ACTTGGTTACTCCGTGCATCACTCCTTAAGTATGCCATCTATGAG GAGCTCGCCCTCCTTCAGGTCCTTTGAAGACCGG AAGTAA
- the tpd52l2a gene encoding tpd52 like 2a isoform X18: MDSVNNGFGSARMTGSMEGATGGTLPPGLTEEEAEELRVELTKVEDEIQTLRQVLAAKERHAGDIKRQLGISPLNEIKQNISKGWQDVQSSNAYKKTQETLSQAGQVTSAALSSMGAAISERIGTMRSSPSFRSFEDRVGGLRK; the protein is encoded by the exons ATGGATTCTGTTAATAATG GTTTTGGAAGTGCCAGGATGACCGGATCAATGGAGGGTGCCACCGGTGGAACCCTGCCCCCTGGTCTCACTGAAGAGGAAGCAGAGGAGTTGAGAGTGGAACTCACTAAG GTGGAGGATGAGATTCAGACTTTAAGGCAGGTCTTGGCTGCTAAGGAGAGGCATGCTGGAGACATCAAAAGACAACTGGGTATCAGTCCGCTCAACGAGATCAAACAGAACATCTCAAAGGGATGGCAGGATGTCCAGTCCTCCAATGC GTATAAGAAGACCCAGGAGACTCTCTCCCAGGCAGGCCAGGTGACCTCTGCAGCCTTGTCCAGCATGGGTGCAGCCATCAGCGAGAGAATTGGGACCATGAG GAGCTCGCCCTCCTTCAGGTCCTTTGAAGACCGGGTAGGAGGCCTGAGG AAGTAA
- the tpd52l2a gene encoding tpd52 like 2a isoform X9, whose protein sequence is MDSVNNGFGSARMTGSMEGATGGTLPPGLTEEEAEELRVELTKVEDEIQTLRQVLAAKERHAGDIKRQLGISPLNEIKQNISKGWQDVQSSNAYLQTKEKLGQWNESITHSNAYLTASATLDDISQSDAYKKTQETLSQAGQVTSAALSSMGAAISERIGTMRLGYSVHHSLSMPSMRKVRM, encoded by the exons ATGGATTCTGTTAATAATG GTTTTGGAAGTGCCAGGATGACCGGATCAATGGAGGGTGCCACCGGTGGAACCCTGCCCCCTGGTCTCACTGAAGAGGAAGCAGAGGAGTTGAGAGTGGAACTCACTAAG GTGGAGGATGAGATTCAGACTTTAAGGCAGGTCTTGGCTGCTAAGGAGAGGCATGCTGGAGACATCAAAAGACAACTGGGTATCAGTCCGCTCAACGAGATCAAACAGAACATCTCAAAGGGATGGCAGGATGTCCAGTCCTCCAATGC CTATTTGCAAACCAAAGAGAAACTTGGACAGTGGAATGAAAGCATTACCCACTCAAATGC ttACCTTACAGCCTCTGCCACTCTGGACGACATAAGCCAATCTGACGC GTATAAGAAGACCCAGGAGACTCTCTCCCAGGCAGGCCAGGTGACCTCTGCAGCCTTGTCCAGCATGGGTGCAGCCATCAGCGAGAGAATTGGGACCATGAG ACTTGGTTACTCCGTGCATCACTCCTTAAGTATGCCATCTATGAG AAAAGTGAGGATGTGA
- the tpd52l2a gene encoding tpd52 like 2a isoform X5 encodes MDSVNNGFGSARMTGSMEGATGGTLPPGLTEEEAEELRVELTKVEDEIQTLRQVLAAKERHAGDIKRQLGISPLNEIKQNISKGWQDVQSSNAYLQTKEKLGQWNESITHSNAYLTASATLDDISQSDAYKKTQETLSQAGQVTSAALSSMGAAISERIGTMRALPFYNTPRLGYSVHHSLSMPSMRKVRM; translated from the exons ATGGATTCTGTTAATAATG GTTTTGGAAGTGCCAGGATGACCGGATCAATGGAGGGTGCCACCGGTGGAACCCTGCCCCCTGGTCTCACTGAAGAGGAAGCAGAGGAGTTGAGAGTGGAACTCACTAAG GTGGAGGATGAGATTCAGACTTTAAGGCAGGTCTTGGCTGCTAAGGAGAGGCATGCTGGAGACATCAAAAGACAACTGGGTATCAGTCCGCTCAACGAGATCAAACAGAACATCTCAAAGGGATGGCAGGATGTCCAGTCCTCCAATGC CTATTTGCAAACCAAAGAGAAACTTGGACAGTGGAATGAAAGCATTACCCACTCAAATGC ttACCTTACAGCCTCTGCCACTCTGGACGACATAAGCCAATCTGACGC GTATAAGAAGACCCAGGAGACTCTCTCCCAGGCAGGCCAGGTGACCTCTGCAGCCTTGTCCAGCATGGGTGCAGCCATCAGCGAGAGAATTGGGACCATGAG GGCTCTGCCCTTTTATAACACGCCTAG ACTTGGTTACTCCGTGCATCACTCCTTAAGTATGCCATCTATGAG AAAAGTGAGGATGTGA
- the tpd52l2a gene encoding tpd52 like 2a isoform X6: protein MDSVNNGFGSARMTGSMEGATGGTLPPGLTEEEAEELRVELTKVEDEIQTLRQVLAAKERHAGDIKRQLGISPLNEIKQNISKGWQDVQSSNAYLQTKEKLGQWNESITHSNAYKKTQETLSQAGQVTSAALSSMGAAISERIGTMRALPFYNTPRLGYSVHHSLSMPSMRSSPSFRSFEDRVGGLRK from the exons ATGGATTCTGTTAATAATG GTTTTGGAAGTGCCAGGATGACCGGATCAATGGAGGGTGCCACCGGTGGAACCCTGCCCCCTGGTCTCACTGAAGAGGAAGCAGAGGAGTTGAGAGTGGAACTCACTAAG GTGGAGGATGAGATTCAGACTTTAAGGCAGGTCTTGGCTGCTAAGGAGAGGCATGCTGGAGACATCAAAAGACAACTGGGTATCAGTCCGCTCAACGAGATCAAACAGAACATCTCAAAGGGATGGCAGGATGTCCAGTCCTCCAATGC CTATTTGCAAACCAAAGAGAAACTTGGACAGTGGAATGAAAGCATTACCCACTCAAATGC GTATAAGAAGACCCAGGAGACTCTCTCCCAGGCAGGCCAGGTGACCTCTGCAGCCTTGTCCAGCATGGGTGCAGCCATCAGCGAGAGAATTGGGACCATGAG GGCTCTGCCCTTTTATAACACGCCTAG ACTTGGTTACTCCGTGCATCACTCCTTAAGTATGCCATCTATGAG GAGCTCGCCCTCCTTCAGGTCCTTTGAAGACCGGGTAGGAGGCCTGAGG AAGTAA
- the tpd52l2a gene encoding tpd52 like 2a isoform X12, with protein sequence MDSVNNGFGSARMTGSMEGATGGTLPPGLTEEEAEELRVELTKVEDEIQTLRQVLAAKERHAGDIKRQLGISPLNEIKQNISKGWQDVQSSNAYLQTKEKLGQWNESITHSNAYLTASATLDDISQSDAYKKTQETLSQAGQVTSAALSSMGAAISERIGTMRSSPSFRSFEDRK encoded by the exons ATGGATTCTGTTAATAATG GTTTTGGAAGTGCCAGGATGACCGGATCAATGGAGGGTGCCACCGGTGGAACCCTGCCCCCTGGTCTCACTGAAGAGGAAGCAGAGGAGTTGAGAGTGGAACTCACTAAG GTGGAGGATGAGATTCAGACTTTAAGGCAGGTCTTGGCTGCTAAGGAGAGGCATGCTGGAGACATCAAAAGACAACTGGGTATCAGTCCGCTCAACGAGATCAAACAGAACATCTCAAAGGGATGGCAGGATGTCCAGTCCTCCAATGC CTATTTGCAAACCAAAGAGAAACTTGGACAGTGGAATGAAAGCATTACCCACTCAAATGC ttACCTTACAGCCTCTGCCACTCTGGACGACATAAGCCAATCTGACGC GTATAAGAAGACCCAGGAGACTCTCTCCCAGGCAGGCCAGGTGACCTCTGCAGCCTTGTCCAGCATGGGTGCAGCCATCAGCGAGAGAATTGGGACCATGAG GAGCTCGCCCTCCTTCAGGTCCTTTGAAGACCGG AAGTAA
- the tpd52l2a gene encoding tpd52 like 2a isoform X3 produces the protein MDSVNNGFGSARMTGSMEGATGGTLPPGLTEEEAEELRVELTKVEDEIQTLRQVLAAKERHAGDIKRQLGISPLNEIKQNISKGWQDVQSSNAYLQTKEKLGQWNESITHSNAYLTASATLDDISQSDAYKKTQETLSQAGQVTSAALSSMGAAISERIGTMRLGYSVHHSLSMPSMRSSPSFRSFEDRVGGLRK, from the exons ATGGATTCTGTTAATAATG GTTTTGGAAGTGCCAGGATGACCGGATCAATGGAGGGTGCCACCGGTGGAACCCTGCCCCCTGGTCTCACTGAAGAGGAAGCAGAGGAGTTGAGAGTGGAACTCACTAAG GTGGAGGATGAGATTCAGACTTTAAGGCAGGTCTTGGCTGCTAAGGAGAGGCATGCTGGAGACATCAAAAGACAACTGGGTATCAGTCCGCTCAACGAGATCAAACAGAACATCTCAAAGGGATGGCAGGATGTCCAGTCCTCCAATGC CTATTTGCAAACCAAAGAGAAACTTGGACAGTGGAATGAAAGCATTACCCACTCAAATGC ttACCTTACAGCCTCTGCCACTCTGGACGACATAAGCCAATCTGACGC GTATAAGAAGACCCAGGAGACTCTCTCCCAGGCAGGCCAGGTGACCTCTGCAGCCTTGTCCAGCATGGGTGCAGCCATCAGCGAGAGAATTGGGACCATGAG ACTTGGTTACTCCGTGCATCACTCCTTAAGTATGCCATCTATGAG GAGCTCGCCCTCCTTCAGGTCCTTTGAAGACCGGGTAGGAGGCCTGAGG AAGTAA
- the tpd52l2a gene encoding tpd52 like 2a isoform X15: MDSVNNGFGSARMTGSMEGATGGTLPPGLTEEEAEELRVELTKVEDEIQTLRQVLAAKERHAGDIKRQLGISPLNEIKQNISKGWQDVQSSNAYLQTKEKLGQWNESITHSNAYKKTQETLSQAGQVTSAALSSMGAAISERIGTMRSSPSFRSFEDRVGGLRK; encoded by the exons ATGGATTCTGTTAATAATG GTTTTGGAAGTGCCAGGATGACCGGATCAATGGAGGGTGCCACCGGTGGAACCCTGCCCCCTGGTCTCACTGAAGAGGAAGCAGAGGAGTTGAGAGTGGAACTCACTAAG GTGGAGGATGAGATTCAGACTTTAAGGCAGGTCTTGGCTGCTAAGGAGAGGCATGCTGGAGACATCAAAAGACAACTGGGTATCAGTCCGCTCAACGAGATCAAACAGAACATCTCAAAGGGATGGCAGGATGTCCAGTCCTCCAATGC CTATTTGCAAACCAAAGAGAAACTTGGACAGTGGAATGAAAGCATTACCCACTCAAATGC GTATAAGAAGACCCAGGAGACTCTCTCCCAGGCAGGCCAGGTGACCTCTGCAGCCTTGTCCAGCATGGGTGCAGCCATCAGCGAGAGAATTGGGACCATGAG GAGCTCGCCCTCCTTCAGGTCCTTTGAAGACCGGGTAGGAGGCCTGAGG AAGTAA